Below is a genomic region from bacterium.
TCCGCTTCTCGGCAACGTTCTACGAACGCTCGCCGACCGCGACCATGGGCCCTACTTATTGCCTTTGCCTTTGCCCTTGCCCAGGCCGAGCAGGCCGGTGGCGCTGGTGGCGCGGCCGCCCGCCTCGATCTGCGCCTGGCAGTTCGGACAGGTGCAGCGGCCTGTGTCGCCCGGGCCCGCGCACAAGTCCACGCCGCAGCGGCCGCATACCAGGATGGCGTGGCTGCCGCAGAAGGGACAGGCGTAGTCCTTGGCGGTCTGGAAGGCGCCCTGGACCTCGCCGACCGGGGCCGGCGGGACGCCGGCACTGGAGGCGGAGGTGGCGCCTGTGGAGGCGGAGGTGGCGCCGGTCGCGAGGGCGGCGTTTGCGGCGGCTCCGGCGTCCTTGTCGGGCACGGTCACGTCGCGGGTGACGAACAGGCCCGGCTTGTCCTCCACGTAGCGGACCAGGAAGGGACGGCCGGTGGAGGAGCAGAGGGTGCGGATCGTGATGCTGCTCTGCCCGGCGAGGAGCTGGTCGGCCGTGAGCGCCGGGAAGGCGCCGGCGGCGGGATCGTCGGCGACGTCGTCGAGCGTGAGCTCCAGCACCGGGGCGGTGTCGGGCGGCACCGGCGGCAGGGGCTCGTCGGCCAGATCCTCGGCGCTGATCTCCAGGATGTCGTCATCGTCGGGCACGGTCAGAGACTCCTCATGGCGCGTCCGGGGTGTCCGGGCCCCCGCCTGTTGCACCTGTGAGCATTATAGCACGGGGGCCACCGTCGGGACGGGAAGAAATGCTTGACATAGAGGCACATATACTATAGTACGTAGTACATATTGCTTGGCATAGTGAGATCTGAGGTGTATGGCATGAAGGTTCGCGCGCGCATGGTGTCCATGGCGGTTCTGGTCGGCCTGTCTGTTCTGGTGGCAGGCTGCGGCGGGTCGGGGGTATACGACGGCGGCGACGGCGGCCTGGTGGAGATCGGCCTGACGATGATCCTGCGCGTGCAGGATGCGGACGGCAACCCCATCGGCGATGCCCGCGTCTACGTGGATGGCGACCGGGACGACCTGTACACCGACCCCGAGTTCTGGGCGCTGGATGAGGCTTTCCCCGCGGCGTGGCAGGGCTTTGAGGCCAACTGGTTCAGCGACCGCTGGGCGCTCTATGGCGACGACACCACCCCCCGCGGCGGGCGCATCGAGCTCGTGGTGCGCAAGTTCGGCTGGACGGACGGCCTGACGATCGCAGTCATCCCCGACAGCCCCGACGAGCACTTCTGGGTGCGCGACACGATCACGTTGTACCCGTCGGGCAGCGGCGACGCAGACCCAACCCCGCAGTATGCCGAGGTTCTGGCCGCGCCACCGATGGAGACGGCGAGCACGAGCGAGACCAAGCGACAAATCCTGTTGCCCGGACAGTAGCTGTGGCCCGCCGCCGCGCAGTACCGTGGCGACAGTGCGCGGGCTGGAAAGCCCGCGGTCCATGCCGCGAGACGGCGCTGGAGGACCGCGGTCCATGCGGCTACAGCAGTGCCTCCAACGCCAGGAAGGCCGTCACCAGCTCCTCATGGATGTTGGCGTACGGCAACATGCCGATCATGAGGGGGACCATCTCCGCGGCGTAGCCGCCCCGGGCAGCACAGTCGCGGTCGGGGGCGTACCCGAGACCGTCGTTGGTCAGACCCATCACCAGAGGCAGCGGCGACTTCGCCCGCTGCCTCACGTCGTTCTTGATGGCCTGGAACATCTCAAACGGAGAGCCCAGCAGGGCCAGCGGCCCCAGGCGCAGGCCCTGAAGCTGGGTGGGCGGCTGGAGGCTCTCGCCGCGGTCCATGGCCGCCAGCAGCTTGCGGTAGGCCAGGGCGAAGACGCCGGCCATGCGGACTTGGCCGTCCTCGTCCGAGGCGCCGGGGGCGTGCAGGATGGCGTCTTGCTCGGCCAGGCGCGCGGCGATGTCGTCGCGAGTGAGGGCGCGGCGACTGAAGGTGACATCATGGAGCGCATAGCTCATGTCGCTGATGTCCAGCGGCTGCGCCTGGCGGAGGCCCTCCCGCACCGCGCGGGCGAAACGGGCGGCGATGACGTCCAGGGCCAGCAGGGACTCCTGCTCGGGCTTGTGGACGACGCAGGAGTTCACATCGCCCTGCGCGCCCTGCAGGAACAGACCCACGCTGCCGGCGTGCTCGCGCTCGAGGAGGTTCATCGCCACGCCGGCATAGTCGCCGTGGATGTAGCGCGTAGCGGCGCAGCAGACGACAGGGTGGCAGCCGAAGTAGGCGGCGAAGCCTAGCGGCGGCCCACCCCCCGACCCCCTCCCCGCGGGGGAGGGGGAGCACGACGACGGCGGCCTACCCCCGGCGCTACGCGCCGACCCCTCCCTGCAGGGAGGGGTAACGGCATCTGCCACCAGAACATGGCAGGTGGTGTCGGTCAGCTCGGGCTTGGCCGGCCGCCAGTCATCGCGGAGGACATCTTCCAGTGGCGGGGCGTCCTGGTCGTACTCGCGGTTCAGGCTCATGCCCTCGCAGGGCACCTCGGCGTGGGATAGCGTGGCCTCCTGCAGGTTCGCCAACGCCGCGATCCCGGCGGCGGCGATGCGCTGGGGCAGGACCTCGACGTACGGCACATCCAGCACGCCCCAGCCCTGCAGCCGCGCCGAGGTGTTCGGGCCGCTGTGGGTGTGGGTGGAGTGCACCATGATCGCCTCGGGCGGCAGGCCGGTCGCCTCGCCGATCAGCTCGCGGATGCGAGCGGTCGTGTCCTGCTCGACCAGGCACAGGTCGTTGCTGATGACAACGGCCCGCTTCTCCCCCACCTCCACGGCCATCGCGCGCGCCCAGAGGCGGTCACGGACGGCGATTGAGTGGCGGTTGATGAACGGGCCGAAGCCACAGAGTTCGACACCAACACGGGGCGTGAGGTCTGATTTGGCAAAGCCGAGGCGCATGGGAAGCTCCTGGGGGAGTGATGAGTGCGGAGTGACGGATGACGAATGGCAAGGCGACGGCGCTACCGCTCGCGGGGCTGCTTCGGCAGGCCAGGAGAGAGGACCTTTGTGCCCGGGCATGCGGATGTGCGGAAAGGCTGGATGCTTCGACGTGTTTGCTCTTGCAGTATATCGGTCATCGTGATACTATTTCCCAAACATTCTCCAAGGGGGGAGCATATGTCGAATCCACCGTCTGACCCACGCCCGTTGACCCCGCCGACAGAACCCGCTGAGCCACCACCTGACGTGCCGTCCATGGGTGCGCAGTTGCAGGCGCTTGCGTTGCGCTTTCTCGCGGTAGTGACTGGAGGCACCGCAGGCATCGCCACGTTGGCGGCCGGCTCCGGCTTCCTTGCGCACCAGGCACACCTGCAGATGTTGGGCGTCACGCCGTTTGCATTGTCCGCGAGAGGCTACTCGTGGATAGCCTTCAACTTCCTGACTGACTCGCTCTGGCTGGCTCTCGAGTCACTGAGGTCGCTGATGCCCCTGGTGCTGCTGGGCCTCGCTGTCGCGCTGCTCGCGATGGTGGTTCCCCACATCGTGCATACCGCATCTTCGTCCGGTCCCCGTGTGCTGCACTCGCCCTGGGCGACGCGTGTTCCGTACTTCGCTCTGATGCTGGCTCTGGTGCTGCTGAGTGCCTCCCTGGTGCAGCGGTCAGCGCGTCCGCTGAGTGAGCCAATCCCGACGGCGACCTCCGCCCAGCCTGACACGGACCATGTTCTGACCTGTTCGGACCTCCTCTGCTACATGAGCATATACGGGAAGCCGGGTGATGAGGACGCGCCGGTGCCGTCGTTCTGGCTGAGGGCGAGGGGCCTCGACGCAACGCAGATACGTTGGTGCTTGTTCCGGCGGTCCTCCTTTCTTCCCATCGCGCCGGGCGCAGGTGCTGAACGCACTGAGGTTCCGTCCGGGGCAGCGACGGAGCCAGGAGCACAGGTTGACGCCACCAGTGGCGGCGTACCGGCTACCCCAGCGCCCGTCGTCGCTGGCGGGTCACCGCCAGCTTCTGAGACCGCCGCCCAGGAGCCCCCAGAGGGGAGTGGCAAGCAGGTGACTCTGTGCGGCGGCGACCTTCTCGGAAGGCACTATGGTGACCTGGTCCTGGCCAATGTCCTTCTCCTGGGCGCCTTGGTGGGAGCACGCCGATGGCGGAAGGGCCTCGTTGGACAGCCAGCACCCAATGCCAGGAACTGGACCTATCACCTGTGTGACGTGGTCTTTGAGATGCCGGTACTGGTCATGCTGGTTCTGTCCCTGATCCTGCTGCCCCAGAACTACGGGGCCCTTGTCATGCCGCCCAGCTACACCATGCTTGAGATACCGGACGATCCGACGCTCCGGGGTGAGATCGGCGACAACGTGTATGAGGCATATCTGCTGTCCATCTCCCCGCAGGACGCCGATGAGTTGGTGCTCCTCAGTTTCCCGGTGACGCAGAACCCTCGATACGAAATGATCTGGATGATCCAGCGAGTCCCGGCCGAGAAGTTCCGCAACTTGAGGACCGTTGGGCGTAGTGACATCCTGGCGGAGGACCTCCCGGTGCAGCAACTCACTACCCGACTGGATGTCGCCAAAGCGTTGGCACGGCACTGCGTGGGGCGCTTTGGGGGGAAGCTGGCGGGGAGTACATATGAGGACGCCGTGACGTACCTGGCAGAGCAGATGGTGATAGCGCCAGCGGAAGTGCCGGGTTTCATGAGCGGACAGGACGTCCAGGTCACGGCTGCTGAGCTGCTCAGGTGGACGATCGTGGCGTCAGTGGCGGAGCCCAAGCGCGAGGAACTGCAGTCACTGATGGCCGAGAATGAGCCCAAAGCACTGCGCGATGCCCTCGAGC
It encodes:
- a CDS encoding neutral/alkaline non-lysosomal ceramidase N-terminal domain-containing protein, with protein sequence MRLGFAKSDLTPRVGVELCGFGPFINRHSIAVRDRLWARAMAVEVGEKRAVVISNDLCLVEQDTTARIRELIGEATGLPPEAIMVHSTHTHSGPNTSARLQGWGVLDVPYVEVLPQRIAAAGIAALANLQEATLSHAEVPCEGMSLNREYDQDAPPLEDVLRDDWRPAKPELTDTTCHVLVADAVTPPCREGSARSAGGRPPSSCSPSPAGRGSGGGPPLGFAAYFGCHPVVCCAATRYIHGDYAGVAMNLLEREHAGSVGLFLQGAQGDVNSCVVHKPEQESLLALDVIAARFARAVREGLRQAQPLDISDMSYALHDVTFSRRALTRDDIAARLAEQDAILHAPGASDEDGQVRMAGVFALAYRKLLAAMDRGESLQPPTQLQGLRLGPLALLGSPFEMFQAIKNDVRQRAKSPLPLVMGLTNDGLGYAPDRDCAARGGYAAEMVPLMIGMLPYANIHEELVTAFLALEALL